Proteins from a single region of Rhinatrema bivittatum chromosome 13, aRhiBiv1.1, whole genome shotgun sequence:
- the LOC115074830 gene encoding olfactory receptor 1019-like: MKNQTAVTEFLLLGLSNLSYLKIPLFVLFLLIYCTTLVGNFLIISLIWTDSHLHTPMYFFLSNLSCLDCGCSTVIVPKMLSDFLVKRKTISFTGCFTQLYLFVVFACTEMLLLTVMAYDRYVAICYPLHYTSIMSKRICVRLAAGSWLSGLLYGLLHTFLTSRLSFCESNVINHFFCDIPPLLMLSCSEIVINLVAIFVSAVFLVIGAFSVAILSYIQIIRSILKIRSTKGQCKAFSTCSSHLTVVTIFYAAFAFTYMRPTSSYSLSKDRVVSVIYTALTPMLNPLIYSLRNKEVKTALIKIIQRKIYFINL, from the coding sequence ATGAAGAATCAAACTGCAGTTACAGAATTCCTTCTCCTGGGCCTCTCTAACCTTTCCTACCTAAAGATTCCTCTTTTTGTGCTGTTTCTCCTGATCTACTGTACCACCTTGGTTGGAAACTTTCTCATAATATCACTCATATGGACCGATTCTCACCTACACACgcccatgtactttttcctcagTAACTTGTCCTGTTTGGACTGCGGTTGCTCTACTGTCATCGTTCCCAAGATGTTGTCAGATTTCCTGGTAAAGAGAAAGACTATCTCCTTCACTGGCTGCTTTACCCAGCTCTATCTGTTTgtggtatttgcatgcacagaaATGCTCCTGCTTACTGTGATGGCTTACGACCGGTATGTGGCTATCTGTTACCCTTTGCACTATACCAGCATCATGAGCAAGAGGATCTGTGTGAGACTGGCAGCTGGGTCTTGGCTTAGTGGTCTCTTATATGGCTTGTTACATACATTTTTAACATCAAGATTATCATTCTGTGAATCCAATGTTATTAACCATTTTTTCTGTGATATTCCTCCATTGCTTATGCTTTCCTGCTCTGAGATAGTCATTAATTTGGTAGCTATTTTTGTATCCGCTGTATTCCTTGTGATAGGTGCATTTTCAGTCGCTATTCTCTCTTATATTCAGATTATCAGAAGTATCCTAAAGATCCGTTCCACCAAGGGGCAGTGCAAAGCTTTCTCCACTTGCAGTTCCCATCTTACTGTCGTCACCATATTCTACGCTGCTTTTGCATTTACCTACATGCGACCTACATCAAGTTACTCTTTAAGTAAGGACAGAGTTGTCTCTGTGATTTATACAGCTCTAACTCCTATGTTAAACCCCCTTATCTATAGCCTGAGAAATAAAGAAGTAAAGACAGCACTGATAAAAATcatacaaagaaaaatatattttataaatttataa